The genomic interval gtcaacactgtgggctcctaATACAGGGGtactgagttcaaaccccatacAGGGAACAGGTAATTTGGCTGTATGGCGTCAAAACGACATACATTGTGGGGTGTTTCttctcccccacacagagtaatgTTTTGTGCTAGTTGTTGGAGAAACATATAGTTGAAAAATTAAGTAAACACTAAAGATAATAATacttaaaaataaattttcaaaTAGTCAATGATGACACCTCAGGGGTTACGTTTGTGTAacccccccctagaggggggttacccaaatatgcggtcctctccaaggtttctcatagtcattcaccgacgtcccactggggtgagtttttccttgcccgtatgtgggctctgtaccgaggatgtcgttgtggcttgtgcagccctttgagacacttgtgatttagggctatataaataaacattgattgattgattgattgatacctgtgagtgtgtgtatgtgtgagagagAATTAATGAGTGTGTGCGAGTGAGTGTAATTCCTGAGGTGGGTGGGAATAGGAGTAtaaagttaataataaagagcattgaccaatgagctctcctgggtacaattacaataaaataggttaattgtaattggattttaaaaaagttttttaaataattattttaacattacaTGGGAGAGATGACACAGTCACAATATATGTCACCTCGAACCCAGCACCCTTCAATCTGAGTCAACAGTCTCAACCACTGGGGTTTCCTTGGTCTTGTGGAGGGAAGATTttgttccatacacaaatgtaatcgaggactcctggctcagtaaagtatgatagaGGTGGAATAAAATGATGTCAACCAGAGTGGGGCTGGGTTCAAGCCCCATACTTTCCtagtcaacagtcttaaccactgagctAGCTGGGTCTTGTGAAGGAGGATTTTGTTCTATACACAAACGTAATCGAGGACATCTTGCTCAGTAAAGTACGATAGAGGTAGAACAAAATACTGTCAAAATCTCATCACAACAATACGCAGGATAGCTCattggttaagactgctgcctctcaCGCAGttctactgggttcaaatccataacttggaagGTCTTGTATTTTGTTTCACCTCGATCATAGTtcactgattacatttgtatttgAGCGAAAACCAAACCTTAACgggacccaggatagctcaatggtcaacactgtgggctcctaATACAGGGGTACTGAGTATTTGTCAGTACTCAATTATCattttgtttaatgtttttgtCACAATGGAAAGTCGAATACATTtagtaacaaaagatgcaaattAATTACATAATTTCAcaggccatgtaaaatgaagtgATGTggggggccagataaaatgaagtggcatgcCAATTAAAATTATGATGCGGGCCTGCAGAAATcatgtcgcgggccagataaaatgatttgGCATGCCAGATAAAATTATGACGCGGGCCAGATACAATTATGATGCAGGCCAGGTAAAATTATATGGCATGCCAGATGACGTGTTATGAcgtgggccagataaaatgatgttgggggccagataaaatgatgttgggggccagataaaatgaaatGATGTTGCGGACCAGATAAAATGAAGTGTCATGCCAGATAAAATTATGATGCGGGCCAGGTAAAATTATATGGCATGCCAGATAAAATTATGATGTGGGCCAGTTAAATGATGTTTGCGGCCAGATAAAATGAAATGATgatgcgggccatataaaatgaagtgggaggccagataaaatgatgacgcgggccatataaaatgaagtggtgggccagataaaatgacgtTGGGGGCCAGATAAAATTAAAGGATGttgcgggccatgtaaaatgatgttgcATGTCAGATAAAATTATGATgctggccagataaaatgatgtgggggggccaaataaaatgatgttgcagATGAAATGATGATGAGGGCCAGATCAAATGAAGTGGGGGGCCAGCTAAAATGATGATGGGCCAGATAAAATTAAGTgtggggccagataaaatgatgttggGGGCCAGTTAAATGATGATGGGGGCCAGATCAAATGATATTGGGGGCCAGATAAAATTggggggccagataaaatgatgttgggggccagataaaatgatgatgGGGgctagataaaatgatgtggcgggccagataaaattataTGGCATGCCAGATAAAATTATGatgtgggccagataaaatgatgttgggggccagataaaatgaaatGATGatgcgggccatgtaaaatgaagtgggaggccagataaaatgatgacgcgggccatataaaatgaagtggtgggccagttAAAATGATGTtgggggccagataaaatgatgatgggggccagataaaatgaaatgatgttgcgggccatgtaaaatgatgttgcATGTCAGATAAAATTATgatgcgggccagataaaatgatgtgggggggccaaataaaatgatgttggGGGCCAGATGAAATGATGATGAGGGCCAATCAAATGAAGTGAGGGGCCAGCTAAAATGATGATGGGCCAGATAAAATTAAGTgtggggccagataaaatgatgttggGGGCCAGTTAAATGATGATGGGGGCCAGATCAAATGATATTGGGGGCCAGATAAAATTggggggccagataaaatgatgttgggggccagataaaatgatgatgGGGgctagataaaatgatgtggggggccagataaaatgatgatgggggccagataaaatgatgtggggggccagataaaatgatgttgaGTTAGACAGGTGTGCATTAGGGGATGATGGTCAGTCTAGTGCTGCATGAATAAAGTGTCAATATAATATCTTTATTTGCTATGATACATATCTACATGATACATATCTACATGATACATATCTACATGTCTGCAGGCAGCAGGCGATACTGAAGGCACAGGTGTCTCACATCACAGCGTAATATCGTTCACACGGAAGTCAGATGAAGCTGTTTTTGGACATCAGTGATGCATACTGGGTAAAGAGTGAGCGCTACAAGGTGCAGAGCGAGTGCAGCTCGCTGGTGTTGTAACTGAGGGCGGGCGCCGTGGTCTGCATCCCCCCCAGAGCGTCCTGACCTCGGATCTTCAGGTTGAGGCTGCGGATCTTCCAGCTGTTATTGTCCAAGGGCGAGCGAATGAGTCCAAAGATCTGCTCGAATATTCCCAGGCAGGCGGCGTCCCGGTGGATGGtgccggccaccgccaccagcaCCAGGCCGTGTGGGGACGCCAGCACGTTGAGTCCGTGAGAGTCCAGGTTGGGGCTGAGCAGGAGAAGCTCCTCCTTGGTCAAGGCCAGGAGACGACGGCTCACTAGCTCCGCCCCCACAAACTCCTCCATCTGCTCGCTGCCCGCTCTGAGGAAGAACTTGTAGGTCAGGGTTCTTCAAAAGTCACAAACTCACTTGTGGTAAATGAAGGCTGAAGCAATCCACCACTTTTATTTATTTGACTGATGTTTTGTCTTGGAAACACTTTTTATACATGGACTTTTAAAGGTTATtttctgcttttattttgaaatgatttttttggaaTCGGAATTTATTTAACTGATGTTCTGTCTTGGAACcactttttatacactgacttttaAAGGTTATTTTGCgcctttattttgaaggatttttttggacactgaattcatTTGACTGATGTTTCGTCTTGGAACCACTTTTCATACACTGACTTTTAACGGTTATTTtctgcctttattttgaaggtgaAGCAATCGACcactttttatacactgactttttaagGTTATTTtctgcctttattttgaaggacttttttggacactgaatttatttaactGATGTTTTGTCTTGGAACcactttttatacactgacttttaAAGGTtggtgcctttattttgaaggatttttttggacactgaatttatttaactGAAGTTTTGTATTGGAACcactttttatacactgacttttaGAGGTTATTTtctgcctttattttgaaggtgaAGCAATCGACCACTTTTTATAGACTGACTTTTGAAGGTTGTTTtctgcctttattttgaaggatttttttggacactgattTTATTTGACTGATGTTTTGTCTTGGAACCATTTTTTATACGCTGACTTTTAAAGGTTATTTtctgcctttattttgaaggatttttttggacactgaatttaatTAACTGATGTTTTGTCTTGGAACCACTTTTTAAAGGTTATtttgtgcctttattttgaaggattTTTTTGGACAATGAATTTATTTAACTAATGTTTTGTCTTGGAACcactttttatacactgacttttaAGGGTTACTTtctgcctttattttgaaggtgaAGCAATCGACcactttttatacactgacttttaAAGGTTATTTtctgcctttattttgaaggtgaAACAATCGACcactttttatacactgacttttaAAGGTTATTTtctgcctttattttgaaggaatttttggacactgaatttatttaactGATGTTTTGTCTTGGAACCACTTTTATACACTGACCTTTAAAGGTTATTTtctgcctttattttgaaggatttttttggacactgaatttattaACTGATGTTTTGTCTTGGAACCACTTTTTAAAGGTTATtttgtgcctttattttgaaggattTTTTAGgacaatgaatttatttaatgttttgtcTTGGAACcactttttatacactgacttttaAGGGTTATTTtctgcctttattttgaaggtgaAGCAATCGACCACTTTTTATACACTAACTTTTAAGGGTTATTTtctgcctttattttgaaggtgaAGCAATTGACcactttttatacactgacttttaAAGGTTATtttgtgcctttattttgaaggtgaAGCAATCGACcactttttatacactgacttttaAAGGTTATTTtctgcctttattttgaaggaatttttggacactgaatttatttaactGATGTTTTGTCCTGGAACCACTTTTATACACTGACCTTTAAAGGTTATtttgtgcctttattttgaaggattgttttggacactgaatttatttaaaggcctactgaaatgaattttttttatttaaacggggatagcagatctattctatgtgtcatacttgatcatttcgcgatattgccatatttttgctgaaaggatttagtatagaacaacgacgataaagatcgcaacttttggtatctgataaaaaaaggcttgcccctaccggaagtagcgtgacgtagtcaattgaacatatacgcaaagttccctattgtttacaatgatggccgcatgaagtgagagagattcggaccgagaaagcgacaatttccccattaatttgagcgaggatgaaagatttgtggatgagtaaagtgcaagtgaaggactagtggggagttgaagctattcagatagggaagatgctgtgagagccgggggtgacctgatattcagctgggaatgactacaacagtaaataaacacaagacatatatatactctattagccacaacacaaccaggcttatatttaatatgccacaaattaatcctgcataaaaacacctgcgtgtttgttatgctagctcctagctcctctgctagctcctagctccatagaacacgccaatacaattcaaacacctgcacaacacacacaatcactcagcccaaaagaccgttcacctaacccaaggttcataaagcttatatattttaaaaaagttacgtacatacgcaaaaaaaaagttgcacacatacggtcaagcgatcaaatgtttagaagccaaagctgcatactcacagtagcacgtctgcgtctttgtcatccaaatcaaagtaatcctggtaagagtctgtgttgtcccagttctctacaggcgtctgtgtatcgaagtcaaaagtcctcctggttagagtctctgttatccgagttcttccatcttgactgcatctttcgtgaatgtaaacaaagacgcgccggctgtgtactgttgttgctgacttcgttcgaaaaatacgtccgtttcgcaccgacaactttcttctttgcttgctcagcttctttctccataatgcaatgaacataattgcaacagattcacgaacacagatgtccagaatactgtggaattatgaaatgaaaacagagcttttttgtactgtattcaatggggaaggcatacctctgttccccgggctacgtcatgcgcatacgtcatcctcagaggcgtttcgaaccggaagtttagcggcaaatttaaaatgtcactttataagttaacccggcggtattggcatgtgttataatgttaagatttcatcattgatatataaactatcagtctgcgtggtcggtagtagtgggtttcagtaggcctttaactgatgTGTTGGCTTGGAACcactttttatacactgacttttaTAAAGGTTATtttctgcttttattttgaaggattttttttggacactgaatttattaACTGATGTTTTGTCTTGGAACCACGTTTTAAAGGTTAAATTctgccttttattttgaaggatttttttggacactgaatttatttaactGATGTTTTGTCTTGGAACCACATTTTATACACTGACATTTAAAGGTTATTTtctgcctttattttgaaggatttttttggacactgaatttatttaactGATGTTTTGTTATACACTGACTTTTATAGGttattttataataaataatatttttctgtctttattttgaaggatttttttggacactgaatttatttaactGATTTGTCTTGGAACCACTTTTTATACACTGACCTTTAAAGGTGATTTTCTTCCTTTATTTTGAAggatttttttggacactgaatttatttaactGATGTTTTGTCTTGGAACTACTTTTTATACACTGAGTTTTAAAGGTTATtttgtgcctttattttgaaggtgaAGCAATCGACcactttttatacactgacttttaAAGGTTATTTtctgcctttattttgaaggaaTTTTTGGACACCAAATTTATTAACTGATGTTTTgttatacactgacttttttaGGTTATTTtctgcctttattttgaaggatttttttggacactgaattcatTAAACTGTTTTGTCTTGGAACcactttttatacactgacttttaAAGGTTATTTTGTGCCTTTATTATGAAGGTGAAGCAATCGACcactttttatacactgacttttaAAGGTTATtttgtgcctttattttgaaggtgaAGCAATCGACcactttttatacactgacttttaAAGGTTATTTtctgcctttattttgaaggaatttttggacactgaatttagtAACTGATGTTTTGTTATACACTGACTTTTATTAAAGTTATTTTCTGCCTTTAATTTGAAggatttttttggacactgaattgatTTATCAGATGTTTTGTCTTGGAACcagtttttatacactgacttttaTAGGTTATtttgtgcctttattttgaaggtgaAGCAATCGACcactttttatacactgacttttaAAGGTTATTTTGTGCCTTTACTTTGAAggatttttttggacactgaatttattaACTGATGTTTTGTTATACACTGACTTTTAAAGGTTATTTTCTGCCTTTATTTTGAGGtattttttttggacactgaatttatttaactgttttgtCTTGGAACcactttttatacactgacttttaAAGGTTAATgtgtgcctttattttgaaggtgaAGCAATCGACCACTTTTCATACACTGACTTTTAAAGGTTATTTtctgcctttattttgaaggtgaAGCAATCGACcactttttatacactgacttttaAAGGTTATTTtctgcctttattttgaaggaatttttggacactgaatttagtAACTGATGTTTTGTTATACACTGACTTTTATAAAAGTTATTTTCTGCCTTTAATTTGAAggatttttttggacactgaattgatTTATCAGATGTTTTGTCTTGGAACcactttttatacactgacttttaTAGGTTATtttgtgcctttattttgaaggtgaAGCAATCGACcactttttatacactgacttttaAAGGTTATTTTGTGCCTTTACTTTGAAggatttttttggacactgaatttatttactGATGTTTTGTTATACACTGACTTTTAAAGGTTATTTtctgcctttattttgaaggatttttttggacactgaatttatttaactGATGTTTTGTCTTGGAACCACTTTTTGTACACTGACTTTTAAAGGTTATtttgtgcctttattttgaaggtgaAGCAATCGACCACTTTTTATACAATGACTTTTAAAGGTTAAtttgtgcctttattttgaaggtgaAGCAATCGACcactttttatacactgacttttaAAGGTTATTTtctgcctttattttgaaggtgaAGCAATCGACcactttttatacactgacttttaAAGGTTATTTtctgcctttattttgaaggaattttttggacactgaattgatTTAACTGATGTTTTGTTATACACTGACTTTTATAAAAGTTATTTtctgcctttattttgaaggattttttggacactgaattgatTTAACTGATGTTTTGTCTTGGAACcactttttatacactgacttttaTAGGTTATTTTGTGCCTTTATTTTGGAGGTGAAGCAATCGACCAcattttatacactgacttttaAAGGTTATTTtctgcctttattttgaaggaatttttggacactgaatttagtAACTGATGTTTTGTTATGCACTGACTTTTATAAAAGTTATTTtctgcctttattttgaaggattCTGTTGGACACTGAATTGATTTGACTGATGTTTTGTCTTGGAACCACTTTTTATACACTGTCTTTGAAAGGTTATTATTTTGAATAACGAAGGGGGTGGGGTGTGTTGGCGCCACAGCAGCTGGGCGTGGTTATGATGTTTGATACTACATTTGTATTGGAAGCCATTATTCTGCATGACTATTATTCTCACGCGGGCCAAGACTTTGGAAGAATGATACCTGGCAATGAGGCGCAGCTTCACATCTGGCCAGAAGTGCTGTGGCCCCCAGTCCTGAGGCTGCTGGCCCAGCGAGGGGTTCTGACTGTTCAACAGCTGGAAGAACCAAATGCAGAACTGCTGCCCGAGGGCCAAAAAGTCAAAGGTGGTGTCGTTCTTCACGTCGGCAAACTCTTGGGCCGTGCTGGGCAGCGGCGCCTGTCTGCTGTGATTGCTGCGATCCTCAGCTAAGGCCTTCAGGTGGGAGATGAACAAACGGTCAGAACAACAGAAGCGTTTCCATCAACAAAGACCCAGGTCATTTGTGCCCACCTCTCCATTTGACCAGAGCTGCAGCGTCCTCCTCACCAGCTGGTGCTTCTCACTGCTGGGGGGCAACTTCACCCCTTCTTTGGCCAGGTACTTAAATATGACGTCGCGGTGCACCTTCTTCCTCCTCAGGAGCTCCTCTCCATTTTTAGTGAAGGACAGGATGGCCTCTGCAGCCTCTGTGTGGAACATTCAAATAAAAGCCTTATAGTTGGTTagggtaaataaatacaatgtatacATATAAGTTAATAATTACATATgatgtgattaaaaatgtattcccTTTGGTTAGTTCATGCAAGTATATGTTAACTTTATGtttgttacaaaacccatgtaaattggaggggaacatattttttgttctggtttggtcacattgttggggggacaattagaattgaatagaatagaaagtactttattgatccctgggagaagttcagcaccacagttcgctcccaatataaacacttaggtattttttacatgtgaataatataaatacagtctgttatacagcgttattcacatgtaaataacataaatacagtctattatacagcattattcacatgtgaataacataaatacagtctgttatacagcattactcacatgtgaataacataaatacagtctattatacagcattattcacatgtggataatataaatacagtctattatatagcattattcacatgtgaataacagtctattatacagcatgattcacatgtgaacaatataaatacagactattatacagcgttattcacatgagaataatataaatacagtctattatacagcattattcacatgtgaataatataaatacagtctattatacagcgttattcacatgtgaataatataaatacagtctattatacagcattattcacatgtgaataacataaatagtctattatacagcattatttgcatgtgaaaaacataaatacagtctattatacagcgttattcaaatgtgaataacataaatacagtctattatcacatgtaaataacataaatacagtctattacacagcattattcacatgtgaataatataaatacagtctattatacagcattattcacatgtgaataatataaatacagtctattatacagcgttattcacatgtgaataatataaatacagtctattatacagcattattcccatgtgaataatataaatacagtctattatacagcgttattcacatgtgaataatataaatacattctattatacagcgttattcacatgtgaataatataaatacagtccattaaacagcattattcacatgtgaataacataaatacagtctattacacagcattattcacatgtgaataatataaatacagtctattatacagcattattcacatgtgaataatataaatacagtctattatacagcattattcacatgtgaataacataaatacagtctattatacagcattattcacatgtgaataatataaatacagtctattatacagcattattcacatgtgaataacataaatacagtctattatacagcattattcacatgtgaataatataaatacagtctattatacagcattattcacatgtgattaatataaatacagtctattatacagcattattcacatgtgaataatataaatacagtctattatacagcattattcacatgtgaataacataaatacagtctattatacagaattattcacatgtgaataatataaatacagtctattatacagcattattcacatgtgaataacataaatacagtctattacacagcattattcacatgtgaataatataaatacagtctattatacagcattattcacatgtgaataatataaatacagtctattataaagcattattcacatgtgattaatataaatacagtctattatacagcattattcacatgtgaataatataaatacagtctattatacagcattattcacatgtgaataacataaatacagtctattatacagcattattcacatgtgaataatataaatacattctattacatagcaatattcacatgtgaataatataaatacagtctattatacagccttctaaaaacatccaaaaacttccatcaaggttttatatacacgctgtaagtatatatgtagtatctagtaacattcataataacatgtaatattcacataatttcatcatactgtaagtacatatgtcatgtagtaacattcataataacgtgtcatatttacatattttcattatgctgtaagtatatatgtaacgtagtaacattcataataacatgtgatatttacataaTTTGACCCtactgtaagtatatgtgtaatgtagtaacattcataataacatgtaatatttacatattttggtcatgctataagtatatatgtatatagtgacattcataataacgtgtaatatttacatattttggtcatgctgtaagtatatatgtaatgtaataccattcataataacatgtaatatttacatattttggtcatgctgtaagtatatatgtaatgtagtaacattcataataacatgcggtcccctccaaggtttctcattgggttgtgtttttccttgccctgatgtgggatgtcgttgtggcttgtgcagacctttgagacactcgtgatttagggctatataaataaactttgatggattgattgaaatATAACTTGTCTGCGTTATTAATATTGCTATATTTGTTGGCTATACATTGCTATCATTGTTGTTGGTGCTTTTTAGATGATATTAGAGGGCTCCGTGGGCACAATAGTGTACTCCATTTGGCTGCACTGTTAGCTGCCTTTTGCTAGCGTttctttacgagttagaatgcataataaggaaagtgttcttgtcttacacagGGATTCCAAAAAATacgcaaaaat from Entelurus aequoreus isolate RoL-2023_Sb linkage group LG14, RoL_Eaeq_v1.1, whole genome shotgun sequence carries:
- the lg14h3orf38 gene encoding uncharacterized protein C3orf38 homolog, translated to MAGLSGREREGCEKILNLLSKADILSLSDTVTNKMIVVENVTEAAEAILSFTKNGEELLRRKKVHRDVIFKYLAKEGVKLPPSSEKHQLVRRTLQLWSNGEALAEDRSNHSRQAPLPSTAQEFADVKNDTTFDFLALGQQFCIWFFQLLNSQNPSLGQQPQDWGPQHFWPDVKLRLIARAGSEQMEEFVGAELVSRRLLALTKEELLLLSPNLDSHGLNVLASPHGLVLVAVAGTIHRDAACLGIFEQIFGLIRSPLDNNSWKIRSLNLKIRGQDALGGMQTTAPALSYNTSELHSLCTL